Proteins encoded by one window of Yersinia massiliensis:
- a CDS encoding cytochrome ubiquinol oxidase subunit I: MFGLTALELARIQFAFTISFHIIFPAITIGLASFLAVLEGLWLKTKNEDYRDLYHFWSKIFAVNFGMGVVSGLVMAYQFGTNWSFFSEFAGSITGPLLTYEVLTAFFLEAGFLGVMLFGWNRVGPGLHFFATCMVALGTLMSTFWILASNSWMQTPQGFEVINGQVVPVDWLKVIFNPSFPYRLLHMSTAAFLASAFFVGASAAWHLLRKRDTPAMRKMLSMAMWMALIVAPLQAVIGDAHGLNTLEHQPAKIAAIEGHWENKPGEATPLILFGWPDMKQERTRFALEIPYLGSLILTHSLEKQIPALKSFPPEDRPNSTIVFWSFRIMVGLGMLMILAGVWSLWLRWRGGLYQSRPFLYFVLWMGPSGLIAILAGWFTTEVGRQPWIVYGLQRTRDAVSSHGEIHMSISLLVFIVVYGSVFGVGYAYMMRLIRKGPKAHESHQQDNGGPGQHNTPARPLSAVSEPFDTDPTHSNQNRH, translated from the coding sequence ATGTTCGGTTTAACTGCCCTCGAATTGGCCAGAATTCAATTCGCTTTTACCATTTCATTCCATATCATTTTCCCCGCCATCACTATCGGGCTGGCCAGCTTTTTAGCGGTATTGGAAGGGTTATGGTTAAAAACTAAAAATGAGGATTATCGTGATCTGTACCATTTTTGGTCAAAAATATTTGCCGTCAACTTTGGCATGGGGGTGGTTTCTGGCCTCGTCATGGCCTACCAATTCGGCACTAACTGGAGCTTTTTCTCCGAGTTTGCCGGCAGTATTACCGGCCCCCTACTGACCTATGAAGTTCTGACCGCGTTCTTCCTTGAAGCAGGTTTCCTCGGGGTGATGCTGTTTGGCTGGAATCGTGTTGGCCCTGGTTTGCATTTCTTCGCCACTTGCATGGTCGCGCTCGGCACGTTGATGTCAACGTTCTGGATACTGGCTTCTAATAGTTGGATGCAAACGCCCCAAGGTTTTGAAGTTATCAACGGCCAAGTCGTGCCGGTTGATTGGCTAAAAGTGATCTTTAATCCCTCGTTCCCTTACCGATTGTTGCACATGTCAACGGCCGCTTTCTTGGCGTCGGCCTTCTTCGTCGGTGCTTCTGCCGCATGGCATTTACTACGCAAGCGGGATACCCCTGCCATGCGGAAAATGCTCTCGATGGCGATGTGGATGGCCTTGATTGTCGCCCCCCTTCAAGCGGTGATTGGCGATGCCCATGGCTTGAATACCTTGGAACATCAGCCCGCTAAAATTGCGGCCATAGAAGGCCACTGGGAAAATAAACCTGGCGAAGCCACACCGCTGATTTTGTTTGGCTGGCCGGATATGAAACAAGAGAGAACCCGTTTCGCGCTGGAAATTCCCTATCTAGGCAGCCTGATTCTGACGCACAGCTTGGAAAAACAGATCCCCGCATTGAAATCTTTCCCACCCGAGGATCGACCTAACTCCACCATTGTTTTCTGGTCTTTCCGCATCATGGTCGGGCTAGGCATGTTAATGATTCTCGCCGGTGTGTGGAGTTTATGGCTCCGCTGGCGTGGCGGTCTGTATCAGTCTCGCCCCTTCCTCTATTTCGTATTGTGGATGGGGCCATCAGGGTTAATTGCGATTCTGGCCGGTTGGTTTACCACTGAAGTGGGCCGCCAACCGTGGATTGTTTATGGCTTGCAGCGCACCCGCGATGCGGTGTCATCTCATGGCGAGATACACATGAGCATCAGTTTATTAGTCTTCATTGTGGTCTATGGTTCAGTATTTGGCGTGGGCTACGCCTATATGATGCGCCTGATTCGTAAAGGGCCAAAAGCGCATGAAAGCCACCAGCAAGATAACGGTGGCCCAGGTCAACATAATACCCCTGCTCGCCCTCTTTCTGCCGTCAGTGAGCCATTTGATACTGACCCGACTCACTCTAACCAAAACAGGCACTAA
- the cydB gene encoding cytochrome d ubiquinol oxidase subunit II translates to MGIDLPLIWFVIIVFSTMMYVVMDGFDLGIGILFPLVKNSRDRDLMMNSVAPVWDGNETWLVLGGAALLGAFPLAYAVILDALAIPLTLMLLGLIFRGVAFEFRFKASQEKQHIWDKAFIGGSLVATFTQGMVVGAFIHGFRVTGRSYSGGPFDWLAPFSLFCGVGLVIAYALLGCTWLIMKTDGHVQQVMHKLATPLTVMMLVIIAVISLWTPLAHPQIAARWFTLPNLFWFLPVPLLVLLASWALLRAVKRGGHYAPFLLTLLLMFLGYSGLGISIWPYLIPPSITLWQAAAPPQSLGFMLVGALFIIPIILVYTFWSYYVFRGKINHEQGYH, encoded by the coding sequence ATGGGTATTGATCTTCCATTGATTTGGTTTGTCATCATCGTCTTTAGCACCATGATGTATGTGGTAATGGATGGTTTCGACTTAGGTATCGGCATCTTGTTTCCGCTGGTCAAAAACAGCCGCGACCGAGATTTGATGATGAATAGTGTGGCACCGGTTTGGGACGGTAACGAAACTTGGTTGGTGCTCGGAGGGGCGGCGCTACTCGGCGCTTTCCCATTAGCTTATGCCGTCATTTTGGATGCACTGGCGATCCCGCTGACTCTCATGCTATTAGGGTTGATCTTTCGCGGTGTCGCCTTCGAATTCCGCTTTAAAGCCAGTCAGGAAAAGCAGCACATCTGGGATAAGGCCTTTATTGGCGGGTCATTGGTTGCCACTTTCACGCAAGGTATGGTGGTCGGTGCTTTTATTCATGGTTTCCGCGTCACCGGTCGCAGTTACAGCGGCGGACCGTTCGATTGGTTAGCACCTTTTTCCTTGTTTTGCGGTGTCGGTTTGGTGATCGCTTATGCATTGCTCGGGTGTACTTGGTTGATTATGAAAACCGACGGTCATGTGCAGCAAGTGATGCATAAACTGGCAACACCACTGACAGTAATGATGCTAGTAATTATTGCTGTTATTAGCCTCTGGACCCCGCTTGCACACCCACAAATTGCAGCGCGCTGGTTCACATTGCCCAATCTATTCTGGTTCCTACCCGTACCATTGTTGGTGTTGTTGGCCAGTTGGGCCTTGCTGCGCGCCGTTAAACGCGGCGGTCATTATGCCCCCTTCTTACTCACACTCTTACTCATGTTTCTTGGCTATAGCGGTTTGGGGATCAGTATCTGGCCTTACCTTATCCCGCCGTCTATTACCTTATGGCAAGCCGCCGCACCGCCACAGAGCTTAGGATTTATGCTGGTGGGGGCACTTTTTATCATTCCAATCATTCTGGTTTATACCTTCTGGAGCTACTACGTCTTCCGCGGGAAAATCAATCACGAACAGGGCTATCACTAA
- a CDS encoding DUF2474 domain-containing protein: MMKSQSPSPTAEPIKSPWWKRLGWMLIIWCGSVLALLAVSMLFRMMMTAAGMKSH; the protein is encoded by the coding sequence ATGATGAAATCGCAATCACCTTCGCCAACTGCAGAACCGATAAAGTCGCCTTGGTGGAAGCGACTCGGTTGGATGCTGATTATCTGGTGCGGCAGTGTTCTGGCCCTATTGGCGGTCTCTATGTTGTTTCGCATGATGATGACCGCGGCGGGGATGAAGTCTCATTAG
- the narX gene encoding nitrate/nitrite two-component system sensor histidine kinase NarX — MKRYLIPLVNQISLLMMLLGVLGLAGMTISSWMAQSIQGNAHAINKAGSLRMQSYRLLSMVPLDDRDLPYLVALEQDKTSRDLQQALTREGLTSQYQQIERYWQDTLKPQLTQAKHPDEVAASVADFVHQLDALVLAIDHKTEQRLLLVTLIQLVFIILTLGLLLATIYYLRRRLLRPWLQLISMANAIGRGDFSKRYTLSNQRDEMGMLGTALNRMSQELSLIYSDLEKRVEQKTTDLQQKNQVLAFLYHSSRQLHTNQPLSERLVPVIDQLQALTPLENVQICLYENHLYRSHLTDMMDGEYLPPQNRPAPLTISSASYETSPATSRESLSWSLSDKLGQYGLLLAKLPADNPLNADQQQLVNTLVEQLTSTLALESQARHQQQLLLMEERSSIARELHDSIAQSLSCLKIQVSCLQMQTPDMPEPSKLLVQQMRDELNIAYRQLRELLTTFRLKLNAATLHAALQTLVNEFSERANLPITLSFDLASDFVPDHQAIHMVNIAREALNNIYKHAHASRAEINVVAQDGDVLMSIIDNGCGIGQASERPNHYGLMIMQDRATSLNGQCDIRQREEGGTEVRVRFSPDNDDLD; from the coding sequence ATGAAACGTTACCTGATCCCCCTGGTCAATCAGATCTCTTTACTGATGATGCTACTGGGGGTGCTAGGATTAGCTGGCATGACGATCTCGTCATGGATGGCACAAAGCATTCAGGGTAATGCTCATGCAATCAATAAAGCGGGCTCATTGCGTATGCAAAGTTACCGGCTGCTTTCAATGGTGCCATTGGATGACCGTGACTTACCCTATCTGGTGGCATTGGAGCAAGACAAAACCAGCCGTGATTTACAACAAGCCCTCACACGGGAAGGCTTGACCAGCCAGTACCAACAAATAGAGCGCTATTGGCAGGACACGCTAAAACCACAACTCACGCAAGCCAAGCACCCTGACGAAGTGGCGGCAAGTGTGGCTGATTTCGTTCACCAGTTAGATGCGTTGGTATTAGCGATTGATCACAAAACTGAACAACGCTTATTGTTAGTCACCCTGATCCAGTTGGTCTTTATTATCCTGACACTGGGCCTACTGTTAGCGACTATCTACTATTTGCGTCGCCGCTTATTACGCCCATGGTTGCAACTTATTTCGATGGCGAATGCGATTGGTCGTGGTGATTTTAGTAAGCGCTACACCTTATCTAATCAACGCGACGAAATGGGCATGCTAGGCACGGCCCTAAACCGTATGTCACAAGAATTATCCTTGATCTACAGTGATTTAGAAAAGCGAGTCGAACAAAAAACCACAGATCTACAACAGAAAAATCAGGTCTTGGCGTTCCTCTATCACAGCAGTCGCCAGTTGCACACCAATCAACCGTTGAGCGAACGATTAGTGCCAGTTATTGATCAACTGCAAGCACTGACACCACTCGAAAATGTGCAAATTTGCTTGTACGAAAATCACCTGTATCGCTCCCACCTCACGGACATGATGGATGGAGAATACTTACCCCCACAAAATCGCCCGGCACCGTTAACTATCAGCAGTGCATCCTATGAGACAAGCCCAGCAACATCACGGGAGTCGCTCAGTTGGAGCTTGAGCGATAAGCTTGGTCAATATGGCTTGTTGTTGGCGAAGCTACCTGCGGATAACCCGCTTAACGCTGATCAGCAACAGTTAGTCAATACACTGGTCGAGCAACTGACCAGCACTTTAGCGCTGGAGAGCCAAGCAAGACACCAGCAGCAATTACTGTTAATGGAGGAGCGTTCCTCCATTGCACGCGAGCTGCATGACTCCATCGCGCAATCTCTCTCCTGCTTAAAAATACAGGTGAGCTGTTTGCAGATGCAGACGCCAGACATGCCAGAACCGAGTAAACTTTTAGTGCAGCAAATGCGTGATGAATTGAATATCGCCTATCGCCAGTTACGTGAGCTGCTCACCACATTCCGCCTGAAACTCAACGCGGCAACTTTACACGCTGCACTTCAGACATTGGTCAACGAATTCAGCGAACGTGCAAATTTACCCATTACGCTCAGTTTTGACTTAGCCTCCGACTTTGTGCCCGACCATCAGGCTATCCATATGGTGAATATTGCCCGTGAAGCGCTCAACAATATCTACAAACACGCCCATGCCAGCCGAGCGGAGATTAACGTCGTCGCGCAGGACGGTGATGTGTTGATGTCCATCATCGATAATGGCTGCGGGATAGGTCAAGCCAGTGAACGACCTAACCATTACGGCCTGATGATTATGCAAGATAGAGCCACCAGCCTGAATGGGCAGTGTGATATTCGCCAGCGTGAAGAAGGTGGGACAGAAGTACGCGTGCGGTTTAGCCCCGATAATGATGATCTCGACTGA
- the cbl gene encoding HTH-type transcriptional regulator Cbl, translated as MNFQQLKIIRESARCNYNLTEVANTLFTSQSGVSRHIRELEEELGIEIFIRRGKRLLGMTEPGKELLTVAERMLNDANQIRRLADVFSNNDSGQLHIATTHTQARYSLPRVIKEFRLLYPEVKLVISQGNPQEIAAMLHAGEADIGIASELLMSDETIAAFPYYRWHHAIVVPENHPLTQEPNITLETLSTLPLITYRQGITGRSRLDNAFKNAGLTPDIALSAQDSDVIKTYVELGMGVGILADMSYEAHRDNGLVRLNAEHLFDANTVWLGLKRGQLQRNFIWFFIQLCNPTLSLNDIKEKVLAETTDEVVIDYQI; from the coding sequence ATGAATTTCCAACAACTTAAAATTATTCGGGAATCAGCCCGCTGCAATTACAACCTGACGGAGGTCGCGAATACATTATTTACCTCCCAGTCTGGTGTCAGTCGGCATATTCGCGAACTGGAAGAAGAGTTGGGTATTGAGATCTTTATCCGCCGTGGCAAGCGTTTATTAGGGATGACAGAGCCGGGAAAAGAGTTGCTGACTGTCGCAGAGCGTATGTTGAATGATGCTAACCAGATTCGCCGCTTGGCAGACGTATTCAGTAATAATGATAGTGGTCAGCTCCATATTGCCACGACCCATACTCAGGCGCGCTACAGTTTACCGAGAGTCATCAAAGAGTTTCGTCTGCTGTACCCAGAGGTAAAGTTGGTGATCAGTCAGGGAAACCCGCAAGAAATTGCTGCGATGTTGCACGCGGGTGAGGCAGATATCGGTATTGCCAGCGAATTACTCATGAGCGATGAAACCATCGCTGCATTTCCTTATTATCGCTGGCATCACGCCATTGTTGTGCCAGAAAACCACCCGCTGACACAAGAACCGAATATCACCTTGGAAACCCTCAGTACGTTACCCTTAATTACTTATCGGCAAGGGATAACTGGGCGGTCACGGTTGGATAATGCCTTCAAAAATGCGGGGTTAACGCCCGATATTGCGCTCAGCGCCCAAGATTCTGATGTGATTAAAACTTATGTTGAGCTGGGTATGGGCGTTGGGATTTTGGCGGATATGTCCTACGAGGCCCATCGCGATAACGGATTGGTACGATTAAATGCAGAGCACTTATTTGATGCGAATACCGTTTGGTTGGGGCTAAAACGCGGACAGTTACAACGTAACTTTATCTGGTTCTTTATCCAGCTCTGTAATCCAACACTTTCCCTGAATGATATCAAAGAGAAAGTGCTGGCAGAGACGACGGATGAAGTGGTGATCGACTACCAGATTTAA
- a CDS encoding siderophore-interacting protein — MTTAATATKPRYRPTPPRLVQVKRTVDLSPHLRRITFESPTLQNYPPECGGAHLKVFLPLAGQTQPELPVLGEKGPVWPAAEVRPIVRTYSVRAIRPELGEIDIEFALHDHSGPAVNFARNAKPGDWLGITNPGGPETLLPPSAYSYLVGDPSSLPAIAALLETLPADAEGHAIIRVDTPQDVLDLIKPAGVELSWVIGGTEKTKDVINQFCALNLPMEEATFWIAGEDSLVVQLRRYLRREKGCERQQLYAIPYWREGLNEEDYHHKRHEVMDNIDD, encoded by the coding sequence GTGACCACAGCAGCTACCGCAACAAAACCGCGCTATCGTCCCACTCCACCACGTTTGGTTCAGGTCAAAAGAACGGTAGATCTCTCCCCTCATCTGCGCCGAATTACTTTTGAAAGCCCGACGTTACAAAATTATCCCCCTGAATGTGGCGGTGCTCATTTGAAGGTATTCTTGCCTTTGGCGGGGCAAACACAGCCGGAGTTGCCGGTACTGGGTGAGAAAGGCCCAGTGTGGCCAGCAGCAGAAGTGCGTCCTATTGTGCGAACCTATTCCGTTCGGGCTATCCGCCCAGAATTGGGTGAGATTGATATCGAATTCGCACTTCATGACCACAGTGGTCCGGCGGTGAATTTTGCCCGCAATGCGAAACCGGGTGATTGGTTGGGGATAACTAATCCGGGTGGGCCTGAAACACTGCTGCCACCGTCAGCTTACAGCTATCTGGTGGGTGACCCTTCCTCGCTCCCAGCCATTGCCGCACTATTGGAAACACTACCCGCTGATGCAGAAGGCCATGCCATCATTCGCGTCGATACCCCACAGGATGTATTGGATCTCATTAAACCGGCCGGTGTTGAGCTGAGTTGGGTGATTGGCGGTACAGAGAAAACGAAAGACGTTATCAACCAGTTCTGCGCCCTGAATTTGCCGATGGAAGAAGCCACATTTTGGATAGCCGGTGAAGACAGTCTGGTTGTGCAGTTGCGCCGTTATCTGCGCCGTGAGAAAGGGTGTGAGCGCCAGCAGCTTTATGCGATCCCTTACTGGCGTGAAGGGTTGAATGAAGAAGACTATCATCATAAGCGCCATGAAGTTATGGATAATATTGACGACTAG
- the chaA gene encoding sodium-potassium/proton antiporter ChaA, whose amino-acid sequence MKSQNDPGRSKSRHHEYSLILPIIALVILNLWGDTSNFAAVIVINLIALVGILSSAFSVVRHADVLAHRLGEPYGSLILSLSVVVLEVSLISAMMATGDAAPALMRDTLYSIIMIVIGGLVGVSLLLGGRKFATQHVNLVGIKQYLMAIFPLAIIVLVLPSTLPEGSFSVAQSLVVAAISAAMYGVFLLIQTKTHQNLFVYEHEDEGDDPSDPHHGKPSSHSSLSHACWLLVHLVAVIAVTKFDANPLEALLTELNAPAKFTGFLIALLILSPEGLGALKAVLANQVQRAMNLFFGSVLATISLTVPAVTLIAVLTGQELNFGLEAPHIVVMVSVLILSQISFSTGRTNVLNGTAHLALFAAYMMTIML is encoded by the coding sequence ATGAAGTCGCAAAATGATCCTGGCCGATCTAAATCACGCCACCACGAATACTCCCTTATCCTGCCTATCATTGCGCTGGTTATTCTAAATTTATGGGGTGATACCAGCAATTTCGCTGCCGTTATCGTTATCAACCTGATCGCCTTGGTGGGGATCCTGAGCAGTGCTTTCAGCGTGGTACGCCATGCTGACGTGTTAGCCCACCGTTTGGGTGAACCCTACGGCTCACTTATCCTCAGTTTATCCGTGGTTGTTCTTGAGGTTAGCTTGATCTCGGCAATGATGGCGACTGGCGATGCTGCCCCAGCCTTGATGCGCGATACGCTCTATTCAATCATCATGATTGTTATTGGCGGGTTGGTTGGCGTGTCGTTACTGTTGGGTGGCCGTAAATTCGCAACTCAGCACGTCAATTTAGTCGGTATCAAACAATACCTGATGGCGATTTTCCCGCTGGCTATCATTGTCTTGGTCTTACCGAGCACCCTGCCAGAGGGTAGCTTTAGCGTCGCACAGTCGTTAGTTGTGGCCGCAATTTCAGCGGCAATGTACGGCGTTTTCCTGCTGATACAAACCAAAACACATCAGAATCTGTTTGTTTATGAGCATGAAGACGAAGGGGATGACCCAAGCGATCCACACCATGGTAAGCCCTCTTCCCACAGTAGTCTGTCCCATGCGTGTTGGTTGTTAGTTCATCTGGTTGCAGTAATCGCGGTAACCAAATTTGATGCCAACCCGTTGGAAGCCTTGCTGACTGAATTGAATGCGCCCGCCAAATTTACCGGTTTCCTGATTGCATTACTGATCCTTTCACCTGAAGGCTTAGGGGCATTAAAAGCGGTACTGGCGAATCAAGTTCAACGCGCCATGAATCTGTTCTTCGGTTCGGTATTGGCGACCATTTCACTGACGGTACCAGCGGTGACCTTAATCGCCGTGCTGACCGGACAGGAATTGAACTTTGGCCTGGAAGCGCCCCATATTGTGGTGATGGTCAGTGTGTTGATTCTATCGCAAATCTCTTTCTCTACGGGCAGAACCAACGTTCTGAATGGGACTGCGCATCTAGCGCTGTTCGCGGCTTATATGATGACGATTATGCTGTAG
- the phoH gene encoding phosphate starvation-inducible protein PhoH: MGRQKAVIKARREAKRVIRRDSRSHRQREEENVTSLVQMGGVESIGMARDSRDTSVIQARTEAQGHYLSAIDSKLLIFATGEAGCGKTFISAAKAAEALIHKEVDRIIVTRPVLQADEDLGFLPGDISEKFAPYFRPVYDILLRRLGSSFMQYCLRPEIGKVEIAPFAYMRGRTFENAVVILDEAQNVTASQMKMFLTRLGENVTVIVNGDITQCDLPHGVKSGLSDALERFAEDEMIGIIRFDKQDCVRSALCQHTLNAYS; encoded by the coding sequence ATGGGAAGACAGAAAGCAGTGATCAAAGCTCGTCGTGAAGCGAAACGTGTTATTAGACGTGATTCGCGTAGCCATCGTCAGCGTGAGGAAGAGAACGTGACATCGTTAGTACAAATGGGCGGTGTCGAATCAATCGGTATGGCACGGGATAGCCGTGATACCTCCGTTATCCAAGCACGCACGGAAGCTCAAGGTCATTACTTATCGGCCATAGACAGTAAATTGCTCATCTTCGCCACCGGCGAAGCAGGGTGTGGTAAAACCTTTATCAGTGCAGCCAAAGCGGCTGAAGCACTAATCCACAAAGAAGTTGATCGAATCATTGTAACGCGGCCAGTGCTACAGGCAGATGAAGACCTAGGCTTCTTGCCTGGCGATATCTCTGAGAAATTCGCGCCTTACTTCCGCCCGGTGTATGACATTCTGCTGCGTCGGCTCGGATCGTCCTTCATGCAATACTGCTTACGTCCTGAAATCGGGAAAGTAGAGATTGCGCCTTTCGCCTATATGCGTGGGCGTACTTTTGAAAATGCGGTGGTGATCCTCGATGAGGCACAAAATGTCACCGCCAGCCAAATGAAGATGTTCCTGACCCGTCTCGGTGAAAATGTCACGGTAATCGTTAATGGTGATATCACCCAATGCGACCTTCCGCATGGCGTGAAATCGGGTCTTAGTGATGCGTTGGAGCGCTTTGCTGAGGATGAAATGATTGGCATTATCCGCTTTGATAAACAGGACTGTGTCCGCTCAGCGCTGTGCCAACATACCTTGAATGCCTATTCATAG
- a CDS encoding GNAT family N-acetyltransferase, with protein MKQNHFGQTIGAELSSWQTAQRPQREILPGHFCYLAPVNTDKHEACLYQAYHLVKDAHDWTYFYCERPESQDDFHQYLQSLIETNDSFHFTVVDAQTDLALGTVALQRIDEKNGVIEIGSVNWSPRLKRHSAGTEAIYLLLHYVFDKLGYRRCEWKCDSLNEPSNSAASRFGFQFEGQFRQAIVTKGRNRDTNWYSITDREWPLIKQAFNDWLAMDNFDSEGKQKTRLQDLRISR; from the coding sequence GTGAAGCAAAATCATTTTGGACAAACTATCGGAGCAGAATTATCGAGCTGGCAAACCGCGCAACGGCCACAACGGGAAATTTTACCGGGCCATTTTTGCTATCTAGCCCCAGTGAATACCGATAAGCACGAGGCCTGCTTATATCAGGCGTATCACTTAGTCAAAGACGCGCATGATTGGACGTATTTCTATTGTGAGCGGCCTGAGAGTCAGGACGATTTTCATCAATATTTGCAATCGCTGATTGAGACCAACGACTCTTTCCATTTCACGGTAGTGGATGCGCAAACGGACTTGGCACTCGGTACGGTTGCGTTACAACGAATTGATGAAAAGAACGGTGTTATCGAGATTGGCTCTGTTAATTGGTCACCGCGATTAAAACGTCACTCGGCGGGGACTGAAGCAATATATTTACTGCTACATTACGTCTTTGACAAATTAGGTTATCGCCGCTGTGAGTGGAAATGTGATTCACTGAATGAGCCATCCAATTCAGCTGCATCTCGATTTGGTTTCCAGTTCGAGGGGCAATTCCGTCAGGCTATTGTCACCAAAGGGCGCAATAGAGACACCAACTGGTATTCCATTACTGACCGTGAGTGGCCATTAATTAAGCAGGCATTTAATGATTGGCTTGCGATGGATAACTTTGACAGTGAAGGTAAACAGAAAACACGATTACAAGATTTAAGAATCAGTCGATAA
- the pgaD gene encoding poly-beta-1,6-N-acetyl-D-glucosamine biosynthesis protein PgaD has protein sequence MSEPLIHTEQRAIPRWIDIIITALAWIGFIFLFAKGFFDMIGRAPNMGPIPFRLYILSGLTTIALYFAIALFNAVIIILWAKYNQVRFQVERRGHRPSLDDDELASSMDLSGEMIAKLKAGSCMTLYNDEHGQLLEVKDGLQLPTVAPVVNLRRG, from the coding sequence ATGAGTGAACCTCTGATTCATACTGAACAGCGGGCTATTCCCCGCTGGATTGATATCATTATCACCGCTTTAGCTTGGATTGGTTTTATCTTCCTATTTGCTAAGGGTTTTTTTGACATGATTGGCAGAGCGCCAAATATGGGACCGATACCTTTTAGGCTCTATATACTCAGCGGTCTCACCACTATTGCCTTGTATTTCGCCATCGCATTGTTTAATGCTGTGATTATCATTTTATGGGCCAAATATAACCAAGTCCGTTTTCAGGTTGAACGCCGTGGGCATCGGCCAAGTTTGGATGACGATGAGTTGGCGAGCAGTATGGACCTCTCTGGGGAGATGATCGCCAAACTGAAAGCCGGTTCCTGCATGACGCTGTACAACGACGAACATGGGCAGCTACTGGAAGTGAAAGATGGGTTACAACTGCCTACAGTTGCACCGGTCGTCAATTTACGTCGAGGGTGA
- the pgaC gene encoding poly-beta-1,6-N-acetyl-D-glucosamine synthase — protein MIDRIIALLILCLVLSIPAGMILLFTGDVLLNFVFFYPLFMSGIWITGGVYFWLRRERHWPWGDDVPPPELKGNPLVSILIPCFNEGLNARETIHAALAQTYTNIEVIAINDGSSDDTAQVLDALLVEDPRLRVIHLAHNQGKAIALRMGAAAARSEYLVCIDGDALLDRKAVPYLVAPLIANPRVGAVTGNPRIRTRSTLVGRVQVGEFSSIIGLIKRTQRVYGQVFTVSGVVAAFRRRALADVGYWSPDMITEDIDISWKLQVRHWSVFFEPRGLCWILMPETLRGLWKQRLRWAQGGAEVFLKNMFKLWRWRNRRMWLLFFEYSLSITWAFTYLFSIILFLLGLVITLPPGIHVQTVFPPAFTGMVLALTCLMQFAISLVIERRYEPKLGNSLFWIIWYPMVYWMLSLFTTVVAFPKVMLNTKRKRARWVSPDRGIGRVKP, from the coding sequence ATGATCGATAGAATTATTGCGTTACTCATCCTATGCCTGGTACTGAGCATCCCTGCGGGAATGATCCTGCTCTTTACCGGTGACGTATTGCTGAATTTTGTTTTCTTCTATCCGCTGTTTATGTCCGGGATCTGGATAACAGGCGGTGTTTATTTCTGGCTACGCCGTGAAAGACATTGGCCTTGGGGGGACGATGTTCCCCCGCCAGAATTGAAAGGTAATCCGCTGGTTTCAATCCTCATCCCTTGCTTTAACGAGGGGCTAAATGCGCGGGAAACCATTCATGCGGCCTTGGCGCAAACTTATACCAACATTGAGGTCATCGCCATTAACGATGGCTCCAGTGATGATACCGCGCAAGTGCTCGACGCATTACTGGTTGAAGATCCTCGATTGAGAGTGATTCATCTGGCTCATAATCAGGGCAAAGCGATAGCCCTGCGTATGGGAGCAGCGGCCGCGCGCAGTGAATATCTGGTTTGTATCGATGGTGATGCTTTACTCGATAGAAAAGCGGTGCCGTATCTGGTGGCGCCACTGATTGCCAATCCACGTGTCGGTGCCGTGACGGGTAATCCACGGATACGCACCCGCTCAACCTTGGTCGGTCGTGTTCAGGTGGGTGAGTTTTCTTCCATTATCGGGCTGATTAAGCGAACGCAACGTGTCTATGGCCAAGTCTTCACCGTTTCAGGTGTGGTGGCTGCTTTCCGCCGTAGAGCATTAGCGGATGTGGGCTATTGGAGCCCAGATATGATCACGGAAGATATTGATATCAGTTGGAAGTTGCAGGTCAGGCACTGGTCAGTATTCTTTGAGCCGCGTGGTTTATGCTGGATTTTGATGCCAGAAACGCTACGAGGTTTATGGAAGCAACGCCTGCGTTGGGCACAAGGTGGGGCAGAAGTGTTCCTGAAGAATATGTTCAAGCTGTGGCGCTGGCGCAATCGCCGGATGTGGCTGCTATTCTTTGAGTATTCACTTTCCATCACGTGGGCGTTTACCTACCTATTCAGTATCATTTTATTCCTCTTGGGATTAGTGATTACGTTGCCGCCGGGCATACATGTGCAAACCGTGTTCCCACCAGCGTTTACTGGGATGGTATTGGCGCTGACTTGTTTGATGCAGTTTGCTATCAGTTTGGTGATTGAACGGCGCTACGAGCCCAAATTGGGGAATTCGCTATTCTGGATTATCTGGTATCCAATGGTTTACTGGATGCTAAGTTTGTTTACGACCGTGGTGGCGTTCCCCAAAGTCATGCTCAATACCAAGCGTAAACGTGCGCGTTGGGTGAGCCCAGATCGCGGAATAGGGAGGGTTAAGCCATGA